A window of Sphingobium herbicidovorans contains these coding sequences:
- a CDS encoding sugar phosphate isomerase/epimerase family protein: MNRRDLLKSSALLMLASGMPAMARGKPASLLGKDGPGVQLYMFDPDLNRDFDGALASIAGAGVRSVELASLHRRSAAEFRAALDKAGLTCRSAHVAASSSVPGASGLNFDNLDKLVEQLNILGSRNAVLPLFQFPKDPIWGAPISFMSLVKPDGPPITADRYERMADFLNEKGAVLKKHGIRIGYHNHNVELAPIGTKTGLQILLERTDPSIVDFELDAGWLAAAGHDPVAWLKRYRGRFTQMHVKDIAPSTKVNYHMQQKPTEVGSGMMNWPAILKVAQGAGVRNFFVEQEAPFTGPRIDSLAKSLSYLRSLETA, encoded by the coding sequence ATGAATCGTCGCGACCTGCTTAAGTCCTCCGCCTTGTTGATGCTGGCGAGCGGCATGCCCGCGATGGCGCGCGGCAAACCCGCTTCCTTGCTGGGGAAAGATGGGCCGGGCGTTCAGCTGTACATGTTCGATCCGGACCTTAACCGCGACTTCGACGGCGCGCTCGCCAGCATCGCGGGGGCGGGAGTCCGGTCCGTGGAGCTTGCGTCACTGCACCGGCGATCGGCTGCGGAGTTCCGCGCTGCGCTGGACAAAGCGGGCCTTACATGTCGAAGCGCGCATGTCGCCGCTTCCTCATCGGTGCCCGGAGCAAGCGGACTGAACTTCGACAATCTCGATAAGTTGGTCGAGCAGCTCAATATCCTGGGCTCGCGTAACGCCGTCTTGCCGCTGTTCCAGTTTCCCAAGGACCCGATCTGGGGTGCGCCAATCTCCTTCATGTCGCTAGTGAAGCCGGATGGCCCGCCCATTACGGCGGACCGCTACGAACGCATGGCCGATTTCCTCAATGAGAAGGGCGCCGTCCTCAAGAAGCATGGCATCCGCATCGGCTACCATAACCATAATGTTGAGCTAGCGCCGATCGGGACGAAGACAGGTTTGCAGATCCTGCTTGAACGAACGGACCCCAGCATAGTTGATTTCGAGCTGGACGCAGGATGGCTGGCGGCGGCGGGGCACGATCCGGTCGCCTGGCTCAAACGCTATCGCGGTCGCTTCACCCAGATGCATGTGAAGGACATCGCCCCGAGCACGAAGGTCAACTATCATATGCAGCAAAAGCCGACGGAAGTCGGATCGGGCATGATGAACTGGCCCGCGATCCTGAAGGTGGCCCAGGGCGCGGGCGTGCGCAATTTCTTTGTCGAACAAGAGGCGCCCTTCACCGGCCCGCGCATCGACTCGCTCGCCAAAAGTCTTTCCTATCTTCGCTCGCTGGAGACCGCATGA
- a CDS encoding MFS transporter yields MTQGREDAMDRGRLAGFCVTALAIQAYATLVTVFLPEFYANALALPVAAVGTAFMTVRVLDLMIDPLLGGMMDATRSRWGRYRPWLVASAPILMLSTYALFQAERGVGMAFLWVWLFIAFLGFSMIVLSHLAWTATLATGATERTRIFAWWQIFATAGQFSILAILPLVASAYPGDPAAGMHAAGWVMIVLIPAAILLALKTTPEKQPAEGAQAALALRDYVALFSQGPVVRLVLADLLIALSTGVANAVALFFYMGQLGFDRAAASTLILIAYAAAFAGTPLFAKLAGRIGKARALQVGALTQAALQLLMATQPANAFWLTAANVAALGLCIPIAWFLPRALMADVADATRARFGVDRTGLLYATLNGSMKLALGLAVGLAFLLLGWLGFDPAHASDPRNALPLRTLIGVVPALFSLGVVLCMMRYPETSLREASRKAALA; encoded by the coding sequence ATGACGCAGGGCAGGGAGGACGCGATGGATCGCGGCAGGCTGGCGGGCTTTTGCGTCACCGCTTTGGCGATCCAGGCTTATGCGACCCTTGTCACGGTGTTCCTGCCCGAATTTTACGCTAACGCGCTGGCGTTGCCGGTGGCCGCGGTTGGCACCGCCTTTATGACAGTGCGCGTACTGGACCTGATGATCGACCCTCTGTTGGGTGGCATGATGGACGCCACGCGATCACGGTGGGGGCGCTATCGTCCGTGGCTGGTCGCAAGCGCGCCGATCCTGATGCTGTCGACCTATGCGCTGTTCCAGGCGGAGCGCGGGGTCGGCATGGCCTTTCTGTGGGTATGGCTGTTCATCGCTTTCCTTGGCTTTTCCATGATCGTGCTGTCGCACCTCGCCTGGACAGCGACCCTTGCGACTGGCGCGACGGAGCGGACGCGCATCTTCGCCTGGTGGCAGATATTCGCCACGGCGGGCCAGTTTTCGATCCTCGCCATATTGCCGCTGGTCGCAAGCGCCTATCCGGGCGATCCGGCGGCAGGGATGCACGCGGCGGGCTGGGTCATGATCGTTCTGATCCCCGCCGCGATCCTTCTGGCGCTCAAGACCACACCCGAAAAGCAGCCCGCTGAAGGCGCTCAGGCAGCCCTGGCCCTGCGCGATTATGTCGCGCTCTTTTCTCAAGGGCCGGTCGTGCGGCTGGTGCTGGCAGACTTGCTGATTGCCCTTTCGACCGGCGTGGCCAATGCCGTGGCGCTGTTCTTCTACATGGGACAACTGGGCTTTGACCGGGCGGCGGCCAGCACGCTCATCCTGATCGCCTATGCGGCAGCCTTTGCCGGAACGCCGCTGTTCGCCAAGCTTGCGGGCCGGATTGGCAAGGCGCGCGCGCTTCAAGTCGGAGCTTTGACACAGGCTGCGCTGCAACTGCTGATGGCTACGCAGCCTGCAAACGCTTTCTGGCTGACGGCTGCCAATGTCGCGGCGCTGGGCCTTTGCATTCCCATCGCCTGGTTCCTGCCCCGCGCACTGATGGCCGATGTCGCCGACGCCACTCGTGCCCGCTTCGGCGTCGATCGCACGGGGCTGCTTTATGCGACGCTCAACGGATCGATGAAGTTGGCGCTGGGGCTGGCGGTCGGCCTCGCCTTCCTGCTGCTTGGCTGGCTCGGCTTTGATCCCGCCCATGCCAGTGACCCGCGCAACGCCTTGCCCTTGCGGACCTTGATCGGCGTCGTGCCCGCGCTGTTTTCGCTTGGCGTAGTCCTGTGCATGATGCGCTATCCCGAGACCTCGCTGCGGGAGGCGAGCCGCAAGGCCGCACTCGCCTGA
- a CDS encoding RpiB/LacA/LacB family sugar-phosphate isomerase, with protein sequence MRKPETLSGDEHLIPFRDVIGFANDHAGFPLRLPVLDLLARHSGRIIDVGAQSEEPVDFPDITRRAVQAILDKQTDRVILLCGTGAGACIAANKVRGIRAAVAHDTYVARQAVVHDDVNVLCIGAWITGPQIALDIIRHFLAAQFSDEEHFRRRVAKLAMLEQGG encoded by the coding sequence ATGCGCAAACCAGAAACATTGTCCGGTGACGAACATCTCATCCCGTTTCGGGACGTCATCGGCTTTGCCAACGATCATGCCGGTTTCCCGTTGCGCCTGCCGGTTCTGGACCTGCTTGCCCGCCATAGCGGACGCATCATCGATGTCGGTGCGCAGTCGGAAGAACCGGTGGATTTTCCCGACATCACCCGTCGGGCAGTGCAAGCCATCCTCGACAAGCAGACAGACCGCGTCATCCTGTTGTGCGGCACGGGCGCGGGCGCGTGCATCGCCGCCAACAAGGTGCGCGGCATCCGCGCGGCCGTCGCGCACGACACCTATGTGGCTCGGCAGGCCGTCGTGCATGACGATGTCAATGTGCTGTGCATCGGTGCGTGGATCACCGGCCCGCAGATCGCGCTCGACATCATCCGCCATTTTCTGGCTGCACAGTTCAGCGACGAAGAACATTTCCGCCGCCGCGTCGCAAAGCTCGCGATGCTCGAGCAGGGCGGCTGA
- a CDS encoding ribokinase has product MAGKVVVLGSVNIDLLVSTPRLPCAGETVSGTSLTRQLGGKGANQAVGAARAGAHCILLGAVGKDEDGDSMLAALNSYGVDTGRIRATSSATGCAVVATSPQDNQIIHIAGANSDVDAILAADVDLGPEDVCLAQMETPIPATATLFQRARAARACTILNAAPASTAALDLLPLCDILIVNESELALLAGSDAGSMLDDQSLLSSRSLLGLQSGQTLFVTLGADGLAIIGQDAIQRIAGRSATVVDTTGAGDCFCGYLAAGLARSDPTDQAAIEANAAASIAVQSFGAAASIPNRATVLQSLGNSPALTC; this is encoded by the coding sequence ATGGCGGGCAAGGTCGTCGTGCTGGGCAGCGTCAATATCGACCTTCTGGTCAGCACGCCGCGCCTCCCCTGTGCCGGCGAGACCGTATCGGGGACAAGTCTGACCCGCCAACTCGGCGGCAAGGGCGCAAATCAGGCCGTCGGCGCGGCGCGTGCGGGGGCGCATTGCATCTTGCTGGGCGCTGTCGGAAAGGATGAGGACGGCGACAGCATGTTGGCGGCGCTCAACAGCTATGGCGTCGATACCGGACGCATACGCGCCACCTCCTCCGCAACCGGCTGCGCGGTGGTTGCGACATCCCCGCAAGATAATCAGATCATCCACATCGCGGGCGCGAACAGCGACGTGGACGCGATACTGGCGGCGGACGTCGATCTTGGGCCAGAAGACGTTTGCCTTGCCCAGATGGAAACGCCAATCCCGGCCACGGCGACCCTGTTCCAGCGTGCCCGGGCCGCCCGGGCCTGCACCATTCTCAACGCCGCGCCCGCATCGACCGCCGCGCTTGATTTGCTGCCTCTCTGCGACATTCTGATCGTCAACGAGAGCGAATTGGCCCTGCTCGCCGGATCGGACGCCGGGTCCATGCTGGACGATCAGAGCCTGCTGTCGAGCAGAAGCCTGCTCGGATTGCAGTCTGGCCAAACGCTGTTCGTCACTTTGGGCGCGGACGGTCTGGCGATCATCGGACAGGACGCGATCCAGCGCATCGCGGGGCGGTCAGCCACGGTGGTCGACACTACCGGCGCGGGCGATTGTTTTTGCGGCTATCTCGCTGCTGGCTTGGCACGAAGCGATCCAACAGACCAGGCTGCAATAGAGGCGAATGCCGCTGCGTCCATCGCTGTCCAGTCCTTCGGCGCGGCGGCCTCGATCCCCAATCGCGCAACCGTGCTGCAAAGCCTGGGCAACAGCCCCGCACTTACCTGCTAA
- a CDS encoding TolB-like translocation protein: MTHNIAARKPNLAAAMLSAALLTAALPLTAAPAATTTVASIDYLTAPFHQERLLDWGNRPNWSPDGRRITFTKDDLVDSPAYEIDVRTKKVRCLTCKFGDTQFVTRIFYLPDNSFLIEAAPGMKGGSGGAADAARTQLFWMSKKLARPVSLNSGAMGDIAIARSANADGSVDIAWSRPTATGLELTKARLVNDGRTAQLADQQALYTYRPGQPGPASFPEAYDFIDGGRSVMFWTTEVDALDSEMYKVDIATKTVSKVYATPSHNETHVFPDERYGLEEANIHSDPDGPYRGVSAHIKPGVEQILRFAGKSDAAEIAATHSGKGFDIFVITMDGKSRRALTNVSPSGAQAHQSVVSHDGRRIAFAIKDPTGKSGHATGLYIGTFGE, encoded by the coding sequence GTGACCCATAACATTGCGGCCCGTAAGCCCAATCTAGCCGCCGCCATGTTGAGCGCGGCACTGTTGACCGCTGCGCTCCCGCTGACCGCCGCGCCTGCCGCCACGACGACGGTCGCCAGCATCGATTATCTGACAGCGCCTTTCCATCAGGAACGCCTTTTGGACTGGGGCAACCGGCCCAACTGGTCGCCGGATGGCCGCCGCATAACCTTCACGAAAGACGATCTGGTCGATAGCCCTGCCTATGAAATCGATGTGCGCACGAAAAAGGTGCGCTGCCTGACCTGCAAATTCGGCGACACGCAGTTCGTCACCCGCATCTTCTACCTGCCTGACAACAGCTTTCTCATCGAAGCCGCGCCGGGGATGAAGGGGGGCAGCGGCGGGGCCGCCGATGCGGCGCGCACCCAGCTCTTCTGGATGTCCAAGAAGCTGGCCCGCCCTGTTTCGCTGAACAGCGGAGCCATGGGAGACATCGCCATCGCCCGCAGCGCCAATGCCGATGGATCGGTCGACATCGCCTGGTCGCGCCCGACCGCGACAGGTCTGGAACTCACCAAGGCACGGCTGGTCAATGATGGACGCACCGCGCAGCTCGCTGACCAGCAGGCGCTCTACACCTACCGGCCCGGCCAGCCCGGTCCCGCCAGCTTCCCTGAAGCCTATGACTTTATCGACGGCGGGCGGAGCGTCATGTTCTGGACAACCGAGGTGGACGCGCTCGACAGCGAAATGTACAAGGTCGACATCGCCACCAAGACCGTGAGCAAGGTCTACGCCACCCCTTCCCACAATGAGACCCATGTCTTCCCGGACGAACGATACGGGCTGGAGGAAGCGAATATTCATTCGGATCCGGATGGCCCCTATCGCGGCGTAAGCGCCCACATCAAGCCGGGCGTCGAGCAGATCCTGCGCTTTGCCGGCAAAAGTGACGCAGCGGAGATCGCCGCCACCCACTCCGGCAAGGGGTTCGATATCTTCGTCATCACGATGGACGGCAAATCTCGCCGGGCCCTTACCAATGTCAGCCCATCCGGCGCGCAGGCGCATCAATCCGTCGTGTCCCACGACGGCCGCCGCATCGCTTTTGCGATCAAGGATCCCACCGGAAAGTCGGGCCATGCGACGGGGCTCTATATAGGAACCTTCGGCGAATAA
- a CDS encoding DUF1178 family protein, protein MIVFDLKCSAHGHVFEAWFGSTADFEDQSARGLLLCPMCGDPDVSKAVMAPAVAAKGNRRPAETPVPAGPTAPVALAGDETRMREIMQSLAEAQAKVLEDSTWVGRGFAEHARAMHYGEKDRASIHGEVAPEEARALISEGVEVAPLLFPVVPPEAKN, encoded by the coding sequence GTGATTGTTTTCGACCTTAAATGCAGCGCCCATGGCCATGTGTTCGAAGCATGGTTCGGATCGACCGCGGATTTTGAAGATCAGTCCGCGCGTGGATTGTTGCTTTGCCCCATGTGCGGCGACCCCGATGTGTCCAAGGCGGTGATGGCCCCCGCGGTCGCCGCAAAAGGTAACCGCCGCCCTGCTGAGACCCCTGTTCCCGCTGGCCCGACTGCTCCCGTCGCGTTGGCCGGGGACGAAACGCGGATGCGCGAGATCATGCAGTCGCTGGCTGAGGCCCAGGCAAAGGTGCTGGAAGATTCGACCTGGGTCGGCCGTGGTTTCGCCGAACATGCCCGCGCGATGCACTATGGGGAAAAGGACCGGGCGAGCATCCATGGCGAAGTAGCGCCCGAGGAAGCGCGCGCCCTGATTTCCGAAGGCGTCGAGGTGGCGCCGCTGCTGTTTCCCGTGGTTCCACCTGAAGCGAAGAATTGA
- a CDS encoding carbon-nitrogen hydrolase family protein: MRAAIFQMTSGIDPAANGDTIAMMVERAKAEGADMLFTPEMAGYLDRDRSRAAATLRSEADDPVLAQVRNAAAKHGLWVHLGSLPLKDERSDGRWANRSFMIDADGAIRARYDKIHLFDVDLATGESWRESSVYGPGEQVVAVDTPWGRMGLSVCYDMRFPDLYRALTNAGATILLMPAAFTVPTGQAHWHVLLRARAVEAGCFVIAAAQAGVHEDGRETYGHSLIVDPWGEVVLDMGVERGLALAEIDLSRVEEVRGRVPAIANRRILPADVTIS; the protein is encoded by the coding sequence ATGCGCGCCGCGATCTTCCAGATGACCAGCGGTATCGACCCCGCAGCGAATGGCGACACCATCGCGATGATGGTTGAGCGCGCCAAGGCGGAGGGGGCGGACATGCTCTTCACGCCCGAAATGGCAGGCTATCTGGATCGCGACCGGTCGCGGGCGGCGGCTACATTGCGCAGCGAAGCGGATGACCCGGTGCTTGCGCAGGTTCGTAACGCGGCGGCGAAGCACGGCCTGTGGGTGCATCTGGGATCGCTGCCATTGAAGGACGAACGCAGCGACGGGCGCTGGGCCAATCGCAGCTTCATGATCGACGCGGACGGAGCGATCCGCGCTCGTTACGACAAGATCCATCTTTTCGATGTGGATCTCGCCACCGGCGAAAGCTGGCGGGAATCCTCCGTTTATGGGCCGGGTGAGCAGGTCGTCGCCGTCGATACGCCATGGGGGCGGATGGGTCTTTCCGTCTGCTATGACATGCGCTTCCCGGATTTGTATCGCGCGCTTACCAACGCCGGGGCGACGATATTGTTGATGCCGGCCGCCTTCACCGTGCCCACCGGTCAGGCACATTGGCATGTCCTCCTGCGCGCGCGCGCGGTCGAGGCGGGCTGTTTCGTCATCGCCGCCGCGCAGGCGGGCGTGCATGAAGATGGGCGGGAAACCTATGGCCACAGCCTGATCGTCGATCCTTGGGGTGAAGTCGTGCTGGACATGGGCGTGGAGCGTGGTCTTGCCCTTGCGGAAATCGATCTCTCGCGCGTAGAGGAGGTGCGCGGGCGGGTGCCCGCAATCGCCAACCGGCGTATCCTTCCAGCGGATGTGACGATTTCGTGA
- the grxC gene encoding glutaredoxin 3, whose protein sequence is MAKVEIYTKAWCGYCARAKGLLESKGVAFDEYDITMGGPQRAEMLERANGGTTVPQIFIDGRHIGGSDDMAALDRQGRLDPLLGI, encoded by the coding sequence ATGGCGAAGGTGGAAATCTACACGAAGGCATGGTGCGGCTACTGCGCGCGCGCAAAGGGTCTGTTGGAGAGCAAGGGCGTGGCGTTCGACGAATATGACATCACCATGGGCGGACCCCAGCGCGCCGAGATGCTGGAGCGCGCCAATGGCGGGACGACCGTGCCGCAGATTTTCATCGACGGCAGGCATATCGGCGGCAGCGATGACATGGCGGCGCTGGACCGGCAGGGCCGGCTGGACCCGTTGCTGGGGATATGA
- a CDS encoding ComF family protein, translating to MMPLAPILKAVLRPALDYALPPRCPGCGAIVASDNAFCLFCWGGMRFLGDPCCARCGVPFDHDRGPDAACGACLAKPPPYDSARAVLAYGDVARAVALRLKYGRRIGLARLIAGHMARRLPVFDAPPLIVPVPLHRWRQWWRGFNQSALIADHLGRATGLEVDKYALLRMRATQPLRGMHAGQRAKAVRGAFALAPAHRVKGRSVLLIDDVHTSGATAAACARVLKRGGASSVHLMCWARALPEGAEGAD from the coding sequence ATCATGCCGCTTGCCCCTATTCTCAAGGCCGTTTTACGTCCCGCGCTGGATTACGCCCTGCCGCCCCGATGCCCCGGATGTGGCGCGATAGTGGCGAGCGACAACGCTTTTTGCCTGTTCTGCTGGGGCGGGATGCGTTTCTTGGGCGATCCTTGCTGCGCGCGCTGCGGCGTGCCCTTCGACCATGATCGCGGGCCGGATGCGGCGTGCGGCGCCTGCCTCGCCAAACCGCCGCCTTATGACAGCGCGCGGGCCGTGCTGGCCTATGGCGATGTGGCGCGGGCGGTCGCGCTGCGGTTGAAATATGGGCGGCGCATTGGCCTGGCGCGGCTGATCGCGGGACATATGGCGCGGCGGCTGCCCGTGTTCGATGCCCCGCCGCTGATCGTGCCGGTGCCGCTTCATCGCTGGAGGCAGTGGTGGCGTGGTTTCAACCAATCGGCATTGATCGCCGATCATCTGGGCCGCGCGACGGGGCTGGAGGTGGACAAATATGCGCTGCTGCGGATGCGGGCGACCCAGCCGTTGCGGGGCATGCACGCTGGTCAGCGGGCAAAGGCGGTCCGGGGAGCCTTTGCATTGGCCCCGGCGCATCGGGTCAAGGGGCGGTCGGTGCTGTTGATCGACGATGTGCATACCAGCGGGGCGACGGCGGCGGCGTGCGCCAGGGTGCTGAAACGGGGCGGCGCTTCCAGCGTTCACCTGATGTGCTGGGCGCGTGCATTGCCGGAGGGCGCAGAGGGCGCCGATTGA
- a CDS encoding class I SAM-dependent methyltransferase produces MTQPDIFDRSLRARRRDRMLARFADHDFLYRAMLDELLDRLVDVQRDLPEALVIGCPDASARTALEAMGKRVVCADPGFAAAHAQRGVQAEEDALPFADDSFDLVVACGTLDSVNDLPGALILMRRVLRPDGLMLAAFTGAGTLPRLRAALMAGEGDRPAQHIHPQVDVRAAGDLLSRAGFAMPVADSETLTVRYGDMLRLMHDLRGMGAGNALASHPPALRRDTLMGAAQHFAAAADADGRTAEQMAILYLSGWKPDASQPKPARRGSGNISLADALKRKD; encoded by the coding sequence ATGACCCAGCCTGACATCTTCGACCGGTCCCTGCGCGCCCGGCGGCGGGACCGTATGTTGGCCCGATTTGCGGACCATGACTTTCTCTACCGTGCGATGCTGGACGAACTACTGGACCGACTGGTCGATGTGCAGCGGGACCTGCCGGAAGCGCTCGTCATAGGATGCCCCGATGCCAGCGCCCGCACCGCGCTTGAGGCGATGGGCAAGCGCGTCGTCTGCGCCGACCCCGGCTTTGCTGCCGCCCATGCGCAGCGGGGCGTGCAGGCGGAGGAGGATGCGCTGCCCTTCGCCGACGACAGTTTTGATCTGGTGGTCGCCTGCGGAACGCTGGACAGTGTCAATGATCTGCCCGGCGCGCTCATCCTGATGCGCCGGGTGTTGCGCCCCGATGGCCTGATGCTAGCGGCCTTTACCGGCGCGGGCACCCTGCCCCGCCTGCGCGCCGCGCTGATGGCGGGCGAAGGCGACCGCCCGGCGCAGCATATCCATCCTCAGGTTGATGTACGCGCGGCGGGCGACCTGCTGAGCCGCGCGGGCTTTGCCATGCCGGTCGCGGATAGCGAGACGCTGACGGTGCGCTATGGCGACATGCTGCGATTGATGCACGACCTGCGCGGCATGGGCGCGGGCAATGCGCTTGCGTCGCATCCCCCTGCCCTGCGGCGAGACACGCTGATGGGCGCGGCCCAGCATTTCGCCGCCGCAGCCGATGCGGACGGCCGGACGGCCGAGCAGATGGCGATCCTGTATCTAAGCGGCTGGAAACCCGACGCAAGCCAGCCCAAACCAGCCCGGCGGGGGAGCGGAAACATATCGCTCGCAGACGCTCTCAAACGGAAGGACTGA
- a CDS encoding diacylglycerol/lipid kinase family protein, with product MVRVALLSNPKSTGNRQTLPRVRSYCASNPDIFHYEVEHVEQIGRALQTIARVDPVVIVINGGDGTVQAALTELYQGEHFTGRVPPIAVLPNGKTNLIALDLGIHGDPIKALERIVQIAKAGVDDHVVARELIALSDGRVGSRPVLGMFLGGAGLADYMLYCRNQIYPLGLSNGLSHFLTVLAVLASLIFGIRARFLPQSSHPVRISLIREGQLAGRFAVLIVTTLDRLLLGVQAGDSRRGNMKLMAVDQSLPALLRLGWASITRRVGKGQVQGVHLEQGDIIRIEGDHSSVILDGELFEASEGRPIVLRSTEPVPFLRLAA from the coding sequence ATGGTACGCGTCGCCCTCCTGTCCAATCCGAAGTCGACGGGCAACCGGCAGACGCTTCCGCGTGTGCGCAGCTATTGCGCCAGCAATCCCGACATTTTCCATTATGAGGTGGAGCATGTCGAACAGATCGGCCGGGCGTTGCAGACCATCGCCCGCGTCGATCCGGTCGTCATCGTCATCAATGGCGGCGACGGCACCGTTCAGGCGGCGCTGACCGAATTGTATCAGGGCGAACATTTCACGGGCCGGGTGCCGCCGATCGCGGTGCTGCCCAATGGCAAGACGAACCTGATCGCGCTCGACCTTGGCATTCACGGCGATCCGATCAAGGCGCTGGAGCGCATCGTCCAGATCGCCAAGGCCGGGGTCGATGACCATGTGGTCGCGCGCGAACTGATTGCATTGTCGGACGGGCGGGTGGGATCGCGCCCGGTTCTGGGCATGTTCCTGGGCGGTGCGGGTCTGGCCGACTATATGCTCTATTGCCGCAACCAGATTTATCCGTTGGGCCTGTCCAACGGGCTCAGCCATTTCCTGACGGTGCTGGCCGTGCTGGCGTCATTGATATTCGGCATTCGTGCGCGGTTTCTGCCGCAATCGAGCCATCCGGTGCGCATTTCCCTGATCCGCGAGGGACAGCTTGCCGGGCGTTTCGCGGTGTTGATCGTCACGACGCTCGACCGGCTGTTGCTGGGGGTGCAGGCGGGCGATAGCCGTCGCGGCAACATGAAGCTGATGGCGGTCGATCAGAGCCTGCCCGCGCTGCTGCGCCTGGGCTGGGCCAGCATCACGCGGCGCGTTGGCAAGGGGCAGGTGCAGGGTGTTCATCTGGAACAGGGCGACATCATCCGCATCGAGGGCGATCACAGCAGCGTGATTCTGGACGGCGAATTGTTCGAGGCTTCCGAAGGCAGACCCATCGTGCTTCGGTCGACAGAGCCGGTTCCCTTTTTGCGACTGGCGGCCTGA
- a CDS encoding DUF2141 domain-containing protein — translation MVMFKVAMGLMSAGALFASFPAFAHGQEISNDLDKCGASSKGPAVLVDVRGFAAPTGNVRVQSYPATKSAWLAKGAWLNRIDTVVRPSDGGMRFCVPVPEPGRYAIAVRHDRNGNGKTDISRDGGGFSNNPSISIFNLGKPSVQKAAVNVGPGVTRLTIKLQYM, via the coding sequence ATGGTCATGTTTAAAGTTGCGATGGGTCTGATGTCGGCAGGGGCGCTTTTCGCCTCATTTCCGGCGTTTGCCCACGGACAGGAAATCAGTAACGATCTTGATAAATGCGGCGCATCGTCCAAGGGTCCGGCGGTGCTGGTCGATGTGCGCGGCTTCGCCGCCCCGACCGGCAATGTGCGCGTGCAATCCTATCCCGCGACCAAGAGCGCTTGGTTGGCCAAGGGCGCATGGCTCAATCGCATCGACACTGTGGTGCGGCCCAGCGACGGCGGCATGCGCTTCTGCGTACCCGTGCCGGAACCCGGCCGATATGCGATCGCGGTGCGCCATGATCGCAACGGCAATGGCAAGACTGACATCTCGCGCGATGGCGGCGGCTTTTCGAACAATCCCTCGATCAGCATATTCAATCTGGGTAAGCCATCGGTTCAAAAGGCCGCGGTCAATGTCGGCCCCGGCGTGACGCGTCTCACCATAAAACTTCAGTATATGTGA